A genomic region of Raphanus sativus cultivar WK10039 chromosome 6, ASM80110v3, whole genome shotgun sequence contains the following coding sequences:
- the LOC108813427 gene encoding uncharacterized protein LOC108813427 encodes MDLNESVARFGDTSLSLKCLGSNSHHNHKLCYDVSNCPDGGCGLVLGLGPTPPSYYYSVRVNDNNNKVSASSGTVQELSSGGDSILQLGLPALTMDSFSGLDCSLLTYTDTNVSQADEGSTSTKRSGGYMSSLRRPLRMQECSTNFGVDESEFSIGAAFSDRTQHRTTNPKKCKFMGCAKGARGASGLCIGHGGGQRCQKAGCNKGAESKTTFCKAHGGGKRCQHLGCTKSAEGKTDYCISHGGGRRCGFPEGCAKAARGKSGLCIKHGGGKRCRVEGCTRSAEGQAGLCISHGGGRRCQSPGCTKGAQGSTNYCKAHGGGKRCIFAGCTKGAEGSTPLCKAHGGGKRCMFDGGGICPKSVHGGTSFCVAHGGGKRCVVAGCTKSARGRTDCCVKHGGGKRCKSIGCEKSAQGSTDFCKAHGGGKRCSWGGNCEKFARGKSGLCAAHNSMCQDKGGSKIGLIGPGLFRGLVVSTSSQTTTTTTDHSQAGVSAVSDCTESIEQRRMQMIPMQVLVPPSMKSLSFSNTERLETESNNNRSGRNVFDFMIPEERVHGGGLMSLLNGSLKQTLH; translated from the coding sequence ATGGATTTGAACGAGAGTGTGGCTCGTTTTGGTGATACTTCTCTCAGCTTGAAATGCCTTGGAAGCAACTCGCACCACAACCATAAGCTTTGTTATGATGTTTCCAACTGTCCTGATGGGGGTTGCGGTTTGGTTCTCGGTTTAGGTCCAACACCACCCTCGTATTATTACAGTGTAAGGGTTAATGACAATAACAACAAAGTCTCAGCTTCATCCGGGACTGTTCAGGAACTCTCATCAGGTGGTGACTCCATTCTACAGCTCGGCCTTCCTGCACTGACCATGGACAGTTTCAGCGGACTTGATTGTTCCTTGTTGACGTATACAGACACTAACGTCTCCCAAGCTGATGAAGGTTCTACCTCTACAAAGCGTTCAGGTGGCTATATGTCATCCCTTAGAAGACCTTTAAGAATGCAAGAGTGTAGTACTAACTTTGGAGTTGATGAGTCAGAGTTCTCCATAGGAGCTGCTTTCTCTGACAGGACTCAGCACAGGACGACCAACCCAAAGAAATGCAAGTTCATGGGATGTGCCAAAGGAGCTAGAGGAGCGTCAGGGCTCTGCATTGGCCATGGAGGTGGGCAGAGATGCCAAAAGGCAGGTTGCAACAAAGGTGCTGAGAGCAAAACAACCTTCTGCAAAGCACATGGTGGAGGAAAGAGATGCCAGCACTTGGGGTGCACAAAGAGCGCCGAGGGCAAAACAGATTACTGTATATCTCACGGAGGTGGAAGAAGGTGTGGCTTTCCTGAGGGATGCGCTAAGGCTGCACGTGGCAAGTCAGGGCTATGCATAAAGCACGGTGGTGGTAAGAGGTGTAGAGTTGAAGGATGCACAAGAAGCGCTGAGGGACAAGCTGGTCTTTGTATATCGCATGGTGGTGGGAGGCGTTGTCAGTCTCCAGGGTGTACAAAAGGTGCTCAAGGGAGTACGAACTACTGCAAAGCTCATGGTGGTGGGAAGCGTTGCATATTCGCTGGATGTACTAAAGGAGCTGAAGGTAGTACTCCTCTGTGTAAAGCACACGGTGGAGGGAAACGTTGTATGTTTGATGGAGGTGGGATATGCCCTAAGAGCGTGCATGGTGGGACGAGTTTCTGTGTAGCTCACGGTGGTGGGAAGAGATGTGTTGTGGCGGGGTGCACTAAGAGCGCTCGTGGGAGGACTGATTGTTGTGTGAAGCATGGAGGTGGGAAACGGTGTAAGTCTATTGGGTGTGAGAAGAGTGCGCAAGGTAGTACTGATTTTTGCAAGGCTCATGGAGGTGGCAAACGGTGTTCTTGGGGAGGTAACTGCGAGAAGTTTGCTAGAGGAAAGAGTGGTTTATGTGCTGCTCATAATAGTATGTGTCAGGACAAAGGTGGAAGCAAGATTGGTTTGATAGGGCCAGGACTTTTCCGTGGTCTTGTTGTCTCTACCTCTTCTCAAACCACCACTACTACCACTGATCATTCTCAGGCTGGAGTTAGTGCGGTCTCTGACTGCACAGAGTCCATTGAGCAAAGACGGATGCAGATGATACCAATGCAGGTTCTTGTGCCTCCATCAATGAAGTCCTTAAGCTTCTCAAACACTGAAAGACTAGAAACAGAATCAAACAATAACAGGAGCGGGAGGAATGTCTTTGACTTTATGATTCCGGAGGAGAGAGTTCATGGAGGGGGGCTAATGTCTCTGCTTAATGGAAGCTTGAAGCAGACTCTCCATTGA